From the genome of Salvia splendens isolate huo1 chromosome 7, SspV2, whole genome shotgun sequence:
CAAAAATTTAGGAGTTATTAGTAGaataagtagagagaaaaaaatagttgaatattttaatgagagaagaaagagagatttatttccaaatataaaaagtagACATCTTGAGTGAagcaaactaaaaagaaaaggtggacatcttgaatgagacaagGGGATATGTAACATTCCAAATGTTATAGTATTACAAAGTGCAGTGAAGACGCAAAAATACAGCAGATTAGGCTTCTCAATTTTAATCTAAATGAATAGATAGTTGTGTATATATTTGTTGACAAAAATGGGCAACTGCAATGTACAGTTGTATCAATTACCTGTAAAAGGTCAAAAAATATTAGGATAAGCACCCAAAAACCCTGCTTTATCCATCAACTTTGAAGAAAAATCAGTGGCCATAGTGCATCTCCATTGTCATTTGTCTCCCAATAAATTGGCAACATGATCAAGCATACGGTTTCATCATCAGTGCATAATAGGCTGATGCATGAACCAAATTGCTGCTAGCTCCAATCGCGACAACTGCCACACCTCCAGTCATCCTCATTCGAGGATGATTCATACCAGGGCGAGCAAGTTTTATGAAGATTTATACCACAAATCTCGCAAGAAAGATCTATCGGTGGTTCGTTTTTAGAACACAGTTTACAAGACACTATCTGTTTAGATGTTTCTGAAGACGCAATCAGCTTTTCCTGATCATGGAATGTTTCAGTTATTCCATTTTTGGGAACTGTAGAGGGCTCCTCGCTATTCACATGGCCACCCACATTGGTTTCAAGATCAAAGAAATCTTGAGAAGCAAACTGCTGCATGGATAACGAATCCTGCACTGGGGTTAAAGGATTTGCCTCTGTAGGTTTTGTTACTTCTTCATTCCTGAAAGATTTGGTTGCTAACTTGGTCTCTTGTCTTGTACTTCTCCTTATGAGCATCTCCAGTGTGGAATTAAGAGCATTTTCTTCAAAAGGCAAAGATGCTTCAAACGGACAGGCACCCTCCTGACATTGGACATCTATTTCTCGATTACCATGTCTCCTGACTGGCAACTTTCTAGGCTCAGGATCAGATGCATTTGCATTTTTCCATCCACTATTCAGTTCTGACTTCCCATCAGTGCATTGCTTAGATTTATCAAGAGAAGCGAGAAGAGGATTatttgttgctgctgctgctgctgatacAATGATGGCTTTAGGCTTTTGGAGTAATTTGGAAGCTGTTGGAACTTCTTCAAGATGCGCTAGGATCATATCACGGTTAAAGGCCATTGCAGGAATCTTCAGCTTGGAAGCTTGTTGGTGCTCTATTTTCCCCTTCGATACAATCTTTTTTGGTAGATTCGAGTAAGGACACACGGGAGACTTGATCCTTCGGCATTTGCAGCACTTATATCCCACAACAGAAAAAATCTTAGACTCGTCAAGCTCTAAAGCATCAGCATGAAACCAATCTGCCACGGGCACAACGcgaaaacattaataataatttaggaGCAATAAAAGAAATTACAAAAAGGACtgataataattattctcttactttTGCATGATTCACAACAAATATACATTGCATCACCAGTATATGGCTGATCACAAAGATGGCAAACAGGTTTCATCAAATCCCTATCTGTGTTACCACTCAGAAGAATGTTTCTTGATCTGAAGTCAAAGCCAGTGTCTTCAGAAAACCTCTTCCTCCATATGAGACCCCAATTTGATCTTGCATTTGTCTCTGTCTTTGTTACTGCAGGACGATTTATCAATGATCCTTTATGGGATACCGAGTTTACATCCTTAGGAATAGCATTTGTCGTTGTAACTGCAGGACTATTTATCAATGATTCTTCATGGCATACTGAGTTTACATCCTTAGGAATAGCTGGCTTAGAAACGTCTGGTGCTTGAGGGAGCAAAGGACTTGTGGCAGATTCACTGCTACTATCAACTTGAGTAGCCACCTGAGTTTCAAAGCATTGCTTGCAGATAACTACAAAGTCAGTATCCTCACTTTTATTTACTGTTGAAGTGGTGGCACATTGCTGATGACAAAATCCTGGCAAATGAAAGAGGGTAATTGAGGTTTTCATGAGTGACCACAAATAATAAGACCACATAATTTGTGTATCAGAAGAGTTCTCATTCACAACTGtaaaagtaataataataatactaaaaataataataataaagaaatATTTACACATTGGGATACGTGTTGAAGTGTAGATAATTAagaaaaaggaagaaactaTCAACTAAAAAAGAACTTCATTCCGAATCTGATTTGCTGTGGAGCAATTCCTCATTAAGTATGTAGGATTTAACAGATAGGTAAAATAGCTTAGCTTTGTGGTAATCATCTCTCTTTTTTCAACCTCTATGTGCACCAATATTCGTTTCTTCAGGTAGTAAGAGTTAACATTTTCTATCATCATAAATAACAACCCACAAAGAAAGAAATTATAAAACAGAACATCGGTTATTGAAAAATACCTTGACATGCATGGCACTTCACAGCACTCCTGAATGTCAAACATCGAAACCAGACTAGTTAACATAAGGACTGAAAAAAGATAAAAGTCGAGAAAACTAGAAAATTCAAAGTACCTATAGGAGACATCTTGATGACACGAACAACAACTCTTGACTGTGTTACCCATCTCCAATAAGAGAGCAGAGAATATATTTTCACGGGAAGCCTTCAACTGTCTTTTCTGCAGTTTGGAAAGCACATTCACAGACTTGGCTTTCTCTGCTTTTCGTTCATATTCTCTAATTAGATACAAGGGGATGAAGGTCTCAGAGAACCAGTATCTTTCCTTCCCACTTTCCAGGATTTTCTCTGTTTGCACTATATTTTTCATAACACGCGACGGCAGGTGTTTCCTACAACCAAATCCAACACAGTATCTAACTTCATGTCCCACTATCTTCTTAGCATGGATAACAGCATTTCTAAAAGCGGATGATTCTGCCTCTGAGCCTTTTCCATCACCGGGCATTTGCTCTGGACGACCAAGATCACCCCATCGCACATGTAGATTAAAGTATCTCACCTGAGACAAGAAAACTTTATCGTAAAGTACCAAGGTACGACAAGTATACAAATTCCATTATAAGAATATAATGGTACCTGAAGTGCAAGATGTGCCACACTCCTACTTATTTCTACTGCGGAACGCCAGAAGAGCTGCCTGCTAATTCTGGGGATTTCATTTCCTTCAACATATCGTACACCGGGTATCTTCTTTTTACCACCTGCTTTACTTATAACATATTAGTGACCTATTTTGGATCTGAAATATTATCGGATAGAGAAAGAAAACATCCCAACCTTCATCAAACAAAGAGGAATATAAGCATTAAACTCTTTAATAACTATGTAGAGGTGGACTACAAATGTTACCTTGACGGGCTGGCTTTTTGATAAATGAGCTTGGAAGAATCCCTCTTTGGAACATAAGCTTCGACATTATACCTCCCCGCCACCAGGTGAACTTAGTTGGTTTATTCAGGAAACCATCCACTACAGCTTCAACCATATCAGGTCGTTTCTTGCCTCGCCTGCCTGGCCTACATTTCTGAGTTGATCCAGTTGCAATCTCAGAAGTGGAGGATTGAGTAGAAAAACAATCAACAAGTTTCATCCAATCTCCGGAAAAGGCAATGGGGCGCATATTCTCCTCAAGCTGTGATGATATACATGATTATTCAACTAGAAGCATAAAGGTttgaaacaaacaaaaaaacatgGAAAACAGAAAATTGGCAATCAAATAGTGCAGCAAGGGCGTGCaatgaaatttaaaatatcCTAAGATATGGAACACAGACATATACAAAATCGATAAATGCTTACTTCAAGCAAAAGGATCTTCATTTCAGAGCAATTGGCGGCCTGTTCAAGTTGTCTGCGCCATTGTTTCCTGAAAGTGTCATTAAGGAAGGGACCGAGAAGTAGGCCACTTAAGCTCTCCTCCATAAACATAATATAGGCTGCGATGCCAGAAAGTCTGTCGTCCCGACCATTCTTTACAGGCCGAACACCAGCAAGTACCTTCATCACCCCTCTGGTGGCATTTGAAGCAGCTGCATTTAGCAAGCACTCTCTCTTGCTTGTTACAGAAGCCTTACAAGAAAAGCACCAGCTACATCTTTCGCGAGGGACTGCAGCAAGTTTGTTGTCCACATTGGGCCAGGAAAATCCCATAGCTGCTGTAGAGATAGCCTTTACCTGATCTGCATAGCTGATGCTAACAGCTTGTTGAGACTCAGAAACTTGACTTCCTTCATGTGAAAGAATGGCCAAGTTAGCAGCTGCAGATGCAGAGAAATCTCCATGCAAATAGTGATTCATGTAACCAGTTTTTTTGAAGGAAGAGCCCTTGTATGAGCACCAACGAGCTGGACTTCCACAAGTAGATCCAATTTTATTATCAAGTTCCTGGCTAACAAGCGATCCGTTGGCTTCTAAGGGAGCATCACTTAGAGCACTAATATTGCTACTTCTTGAGGAAACAGCCTCTGTCATATTTGAGTTGCT
Proteins encoded in this window:
- the LOC121811099 gene encoding DDT domain-containing protein PTM-like, translating into MMETVVVEPESRRGRKRKVNNVQTAAEDVGGRKKVMHTRSFELVGRYMLKEFKGSGVLLGRIVDYDSGLYRINYEGDLCEDLNSIKVKSLLVEEGDLTDEWSKRKEMLNQLLSSKDVNSNTATATDARELGKANSIDSSSLSGMTYSCSAHDGIVKVQSDEVGADSLSGSCEGAQGGETKQPPVPPPDLPPSSGHIGVPEECVSHLLSVYSFLRSFSVRLFLYPFALDDFVGALNCSVANTLLDSVHVALMCFLKRQLEKIHTDGSGLASKVLRSLDWSLLDTLTWPIYLVNYLIAMGHKNGDDWKELYAHCLERDYYTLSVGKKLITLQILCDDVLDTEELRAEMDMREVAEIAKDIDPGTELGACEPARILPGDSKTSDCMDIEAAQRAENHQTKKSLDDLHTESLVGGAVEDGNGDECRLCGMDGVLVCCDGCPMAYHSRCLGLNKMPVSNVSWYCPECKVSENDPKILRRTTLRGGDVFGVDPTGQVFVASCDHLLVVKTSVYSGTCPRYYNRHHIPGVLNVLNANPDNASVYSEICQGIMQYWELSADTIPSNWKSGIGLEFPNDGSGPCIARLVDMLDKVPETTEVQNHATCATGSVRQQFEILKTMVAEPASSSSLIGRPESPYESTQQSNSNMTEAVSSRSSNISALSDAPLEANGSLVSQELDNKIGSTCGSPARWCSYKGSSFKKTGYMNHYLHGDFSASAAANLAILSHEGSQVSESQQAVSISYADQVKAISTAAMGFSWPNVDNKLAAVPRERCSWCFSCKASVTSKRECLLNAAASNATRGVMKVLAGVRPVKNGRDDRLSGIAAYIMFMEESLSGLLLGPFLNDTFRKQWRRQLEQAANCSEMKILLLELEENMRPIAFSGDWMKLVDCFSTQSSTSEIATGSTQKCRPGRRGKKRPDMVEAVVDGFLNKPTKFTWWRGGIMSKLMFQRGILPSSFIKKPARQGGKKKIPGVRYVEGNEIPRISRQLFWRSAVEISRSVAHLALQVRYFNLHVRWGDLGRPEQMPGDGKGSEAESSAFRNAVIHAKKIVGHEVRYCVGFGCRKHLPSRVMKNIVQTEKILESGKERYWFSETFIPLYLIREYERKAEKAKSVNVLSKLQKRQLKASRENIFSALLLEMGNTVKSCCSCHQDVSYRSAVKCHACQGFCHQQCATTSTVNKSEDTDFVVICKQCFETQVATQVDSSSESATSPLLPQAPDVSKPAIPKDVNSVCHEESLINSPAVTTTNAIPKDVNSVSHKGSLINRPAVTKTETNARSNWGLIWRKRFSEDTGFDFRSRNILLSGNTDRDLMKPVCHLCDQPYTGDAMYICCESCKNWFHADALELDESKIFSVVGYKCCKCRRIKSPVCPYSNLPKKIVSKGKIEHQQASKLKIPAMAFNRDMILAHLEEVPTASKLLQKPKAIIVSAAAAATNNPLLASLDKSKQCTDGKSELNSGWKNANASDPEPRKLPVRRHGNREIDVQCQEGACPFEASLPFEENALNSTLEMLIRRSTRQETKLATKSFRNEEVTKPTEANPLTPVQDSLSMQQFASQDFFDLETNVGGHVNSEEPSTVPKNGITETFHDQEKLIASSETSKQIVSCKLCSKNEPPIDLSCEICGINLHKTCSPWYESSSNEDDWRCGSCRDWS